The genomic interval CAGTCGCTGTGCTGGGTCTGCTCGCGGCTCTCGCTGTCGCTGTGGGCAGAACCCTAGGTTTTTTCAACGCCTCTGGGATCGACACGGGCTACTGGGGCGAAAAGAGGTTCGTCCTTTTCGTTTACATCGCGCTAGCGCCACCCGCCGCCTACGCGTTAGAGCGACTCGCCCGTGGCAGATCCCTGAGAGTCGCTATCCTCAGCCTTCTGCTGGCCCTTTTGGCCGTCAACGCGGCGGTAAGCGCCTCGTACTGGGGCATCACGAGTGAGCGCGGGAGGATAAGCGATACCGAGAAGGCGGCCTTCGATAAGCTGGGCGAGCTGCTATGGGCCAACCCGAACCGGTGGGTTTTTTCGCCCACGCTCCGGAGCAGGGACGCCTCTGCCTTCGCGGCGCCGATCTACTATGTCTTCGCGGATCCCTCCTACAGCTGGCGGTGGCAGGTTCCCGAGCTCTCGCTCGCGATCTTTAGGGCTAGGAACTTAGACCCGCCCTACGTCTACATCAACTGGGCGACGAACTCGCAGCCCGCCCGCTCTGGCTGGATCGGCAGGATCCTCCTGCCCCGCCTGCCTAAGCTGTTCAGCGTGGGCTCGATCGACGTGTACGACGCGCCCCTGCTGGCGCCGCCGGTCCCCAACGGAAGCGTGGCGCTCGCGATCCCGCCCGTCTGGGACGAGTCAGTCGACGAGGCCTACCTCCTCCTCTCGCTGGCGGGAGTGAACTTCACAAGTGTGCTGGGGATTGACCCCTCTCTCTACAGCTACAGGGTTATTGTCCTGCCTTATGACACATCAGAGGAGAACAGGACAGTTACCATTGATTTACTCAGCACCCCCATTGCATTTACCAGCGGTTCCGTGAATCTCGACTCTGAGTCAGTCGAGCTTGGTGGTCGCCAGGAGAGACTAGGCAACATTGTGGTGTGGAGGAACCCATTCTATCTATTCCCTGAGGCGATAAATGTTACCGTGAGGTTTGAGGTGAGGGAGTACAACCCAAAGGTTCTAAACTATTTTTACTTCATTTATGATTTCAAGGATGAGGGGAACTATCGGTACGTGGGAGTAATGTTTACGGAGCAAAATAAGGTATACATGCTTAACTGCTTGGTTACAAACGGTAAAGCTTATTGCATACCAGCTTGGCCGGGTATTTTTTTAGGGAATATTGATAGAGTAACTGGAGATCATTTATTGAATCTTTCCTTTAATTTTTCGAAGAGAGAACTCTGTACGACTTTAGACGCATTAAATCGAACTTGTTTTAACATAAGCTTTAGCGGGGGATCCATCGGGGTGCGTGTGGATCGCTTTTGGGCGGTAAAGGTAAAAGAGATGTTTATCACTACACGCATTCGTAACTACCTGAACTTAGAGAGGCTAAAAGCTGAGAACCGCACGCTTATAGTTTTTCAGCGAAAGCCTGTCACCAATGAAACAGGGGAAATTAGATATGGGGAAAACCTGACAATTTATGGGGAACAAATTCTAGATAACAAAACACATATAAATTCTACTTTTATACCGGAGAGATACTATAGTGAAATTAATTATGCTAATTTGGTTGCTAGCAATATTACTTTTTATAATCTAAGTCTGACAGCGTCTAATCTATTAGTGATCCCACTTGACTCTTTACGGGTTTATCAGCATAACAAAATTCAGAATTTAACATCAGTTAGATATTTAATAATCGAAAGTCCCTCTGAAAAGGTTCTCAATGCTTTTTACGTGCAGGCAAACGTTAAAGGTGGCATAGGTTTCTACGCCAAGCTTGAAGCTGATAGGATGTATGTTCCAAATGGGAACGTTAGCGTGTATTTTGATGATGGCGTTATTAGTGAGCTGAAAGGAGACTTATTATTTGAGGGTAAATTCTTGGTGCTGGCTAGGAGGCCTATTTTCACGGCTCAGCGCTCGGTTATTAGGGGGGTGTTTGGGCAATCCTTGCTTTATCCCTACTTAGCTCGCGACTTAATTGTAATTGGAAACGCAACGTTTAGATTTGTTCGTGGTGATGACTCCTTTTTATATTTCTTTGTAGATGCTAGCAATTCTAAGATTATGTTTGACCCCTCCCTTAACATTTACTCAGAGTGGGAATCTGTGCCGTTGGTGCTGAAGTACTCGTATTGGATTATAGTTATTATCTGTGTTTTTATTGCAAAAAGATTGCAACGTTTGTTGAAGAGGAGGAGGCCATGACTGAAATACGCGAAACCGAAGAGCCTGTCGAGCTGAGTGTCTGGGATTTGAGCGGAAGAGAGAGGCATAAGCAGGAACGCAGGGCGCAAGTAACAGCTTGGTTCCTAAAACCTGGAGAGCGAGATGTTATCATGGATGTTGGCTGTGGTGATGGTTTTGTGACTAGCTTCTTCTTAAAGGCCGGCTTCGTGGTGGGTTTGGAGCCTTCGTATCACTCACTCGAGATTGCCAAACGTAAGGTACCTAAGGGTAATGTCCAGTTTATTTGCGCTGATGCGCGCTTTATTCCTTTGAGAGCCAACTCAATAGATAAGGTGGCTATACTTGAAGTTTTGGAGCACTTGCCCCGAGCTTCTCAACAAATGGTTATTGAGGAAATCGATAGAGTTTTGAAAAAAGGTGGGATTCTCGTCGTCACGGTGCCTTACAAGGAAAAGATTATTTATACCCGCTGTATCCACTGTGGAAAGCTGACTCCATTGTGGGGCCACTTACATTCTATGGACGAGGAGAAGGTTAACAAACTCTTACCTCCGAGCTACGTGCTTGTAGCCAAAGCGCATTTTCCAAATCTAGAATTAATATCGATGTTAGGTATTTTTCATAGATTACCATTTCCATTATGGTTTATTATTAATAATTTCCTTGGAATTATAAAAAAAGGATATTGGATCTTGGTCAAATATAAGAAATTTTTAAATGAATGTAAAATTAGAGAAAAACCCATTATTGAGTGAGATAATGTTAACTCCAAATCGTATCTGTGTAATTGGGCTGGGGTATGTTGGTTTGCCTACTGCTGTTGTTTTTGCTGGCAAGGGGTATGAAGTTGTTGGTGTGGATGTTGACGCTAAGAAGGTTGAGGCTGTGAATGATGGTAGGTGTTATTTGAGGGAGCCTGGGCTGGACGTTCTTTTGTGTGACTCAGTGTCTAAGGGGTTTTTGAGGACTAGCGCGCTCTAGGGTTCTTAATATTTAAAAATGAGGAGTGGGCTGTATGAAGATTCTTTCCGTGGTCGGGGCTAGGCCCAATTACGTTAAGTTGGTAGCGGTACACGATGTCTTCTCAAGGTTTTTCGAGCACGTTGTAGTGGATACTGGCCAGCATTATGATTATGAGATGAATAGGGTGTTTTTCGAGCAGCTGGAGGTTCCAGAGCCGGACTACTTCCTAGGTGTAGGGAGCGGCTCTCACGGGTACCAGGTGGGGGAAATTGTTAAACGGGTGGAGGAGGTTTTGCAGAGGGAGCGACCTGACTTTGTGGTTGTTTATGGAGATACGAACTCGACTCTGGGTGGCGCGCTTGCGGCTGTGAAGGCGGGGTTTAGGGTTGGGCATGTGGAGGCTGGGTTGAGGAGTTTTGATATGTCGATGCCGGAGGAGGTGAATAGGAGGGTTGTGGATCATGTGTCGCATTTGCTTTTTGCGCCTACTGGGAGTGCGTATAGGAATTTGTTGGCTGAGCGGGTTCCTGGCAGGGTCTTTGTTACGGGTGATGTTCATGTTCGTGCTTTGAAGAGGTGGCTTCCTATAGCGGAGGAGAGGTCTCATGTGTTGGAGAGGCTTGGGCTGGATCCTGGCTATGTGGTTGTAACTCTTCACCGGGCTGAGAATACCGATGACCCAGCACGCCTTTCCAAGATTGTTGGTCTGCTGGTTGGTCTTGCTAGGCGGGAGCGTGTGGTTTTTCCTGTTCATCCGAGGATCAGGAAGAGGCTTGTCGATTTGGGTCTCTGGGAGGGTCTTAGCGGTAGCGGTATTGTTTTGTCGGAGCCTTTGGGCTATTTGGACTTTCTAAAGTTGCTGAGTAATAGTCGGCTTGTGGTTACTGATTCTGGTGGTGTTCAGAGGGAGGCATACCTCTTAAGGAAGCCCGTAGTTGTTTTGCGTGGGGTCACGGAGTGGGTCGAGCTGGTGGAGTCTGGGCTTGCGTTGCTGGTTGATGTGGAGTCTGGCCTGGATCCGGAGAGGATTCTGGATTGGCGCCCATCTGGCTATGTGGAAGGTCTATTGGGGGACGAGCATGCTCCTGAGAAAATTGCTGAAATCTTAAAGGGATATCTAGAGAGTGGAAATTTTTAGAATAATTTCTTGTTTATTTTTAAAGCGCATGCTATGAAAGCTTTAAAAACCGTGGGCTGTGCGTGTAACGGAGATTCTGGCGTCGTATTTGGCACTAGGTTTTGAATAATTAGGTCCCTCCTCACAATTCACGAGTCTTTAAAGAGTTTGTGCTGAGCTTAAGAAGGCTCTGGGTAGTGGCGTTGAGTTGCCTGGAGTTTTTCCTTTTGGTGATGGGAGGGCGGCTGTTAGGATAGTTGACTCTGTTTTGTCTCTGCTCGGGATCTAGCAGATTTAGTTCTTTATTTTTCTTCTATTTTCTCACGTTTCAATTCGAATATTACGGTTCCCCCGCAGGTGTAGGGTTTTCCTGGGTCTGGG from Thermofilum adornatum carries:
- the wecB gene encoding non-hydrolyzing UDP-N-acetylglucosamine 2-epimerase produces the protein MKILSVVGARPNYVKLVAVHDVFSRFFEHVVVDTGQHYDYEMNRVFFEQLEVPEPDYFLGVGSGSHGYQVGEIVKRVEEVLQRERPDFVVVYGDTNSTLGGALAAVKAGFRVGHVEAGLRSFDMSMPEEVNRRVVDHVSHLLFAPTGSAYRNLLAERVPGRVFVTGDVHVRALKRWLPIAEERSHVLERLGLDPGYVVVTLHRAENTDDPARLSKIVGLLVGLARRERVVFPVHPRIRKRLVDLGLWEGLSGSGIVLSEPLGYLDFLKLLSNSRLVVTDSGGVQREAYLLRKPVVVLRGVTEWVELVESGLALLVDVESGLDPERILDWRPSGYVEGLLGDEHAPEKIAEILKGYLESGNF
- a CDS encoding class I SAM-dependent methyltransferase — protein: MTEIRETEEPVELSVWDLSGRERHKQERRAQVTAWFLKPGERDVIMDVGCGDGFVTSFFLKAGFVVGLEPSYHSLEIAKRKVPKGNVQFICADARFIPLRANSIDKVAILEVLEHLPRASQQMVIEEIDRVLKKGGILVVTVPYKEKIIYTRCIHCGKLTPLWGHLHSMDEEKVNKLLPPSYVLVAKAHFPNLELISMLGIFHRLPFPLWFIINNFLGIIKKGYWILVKYKKFLNECKIREKPIIE